The Candidatus Omnitrophota bacterium genome window below encodes:
- the aroB gene encoding 3-dehydroquinate synthase, with product MTRSIKVNLKNNSYNIMVGSGILAKAGQYIRSLSLGTDAVVITNAYIKKLYGKRLAQSLEKSGLSVQIFEVADTEKSKSLSVASALLAKIAKYDTGKKIFVVAFGGGVVGDLAGYVAAIYKRGVSYVQVPTTFLAQIDSAIGGKVAVDLPSGKNLVGAFHQPKLVLSDVFLLKTLSKRQIRNGLAEAVKYGIIRDAALFFYIARCYKRLLKADTSALNRLVVSCSKIKADVVSRDEKETKGIRTILNFGHTVGHAIESASRYEDYQHGEAISLGMRVAADISVCLKMLNVKDAKRIDQLLSLIGLPQRIKNVSLSGILERMRRDKKNKSGKNRFVLAQKIGSVKVVQGIPEEIIRQAILSRMSV from the coding sequence ATGACGCGATCGATCAAAGTTAATCTTAAGAATAATTCTTATAACATTATGGTTGGTTCCGGTATTCTTGCGAAAGCAGGGCAATACATTCGCTCTCTTTCCTTGGGGACCGACGCGGTTGTTATCACCAATGCTTACATAAAAAAACTTTATGGAAAACGTTTAGCGCAAAGTTTAGAAAAAAGCGGATTATCCGTTCAGATCTTTGAGGTTGCCGATACGGAAAAAAGCAAGTCTTTGAGCGTGGCATCCGCGCTTTTAGCGAAGATCGCAAAATACGATACCGGTAAAAAGATCTTTGTTGTTGCCTTTGGTGGCGGCGTTGTCGGTGATTTGGCCGGTTATGTAGCCGCTATTTATAAGCGAGGTGTTTCTTATGTTCAGGTTCCGACAACGTTTTTAGCGCAGATCGATTCCGCCATCGGCGGTAAAGTGGCGGTTGATCTGCCTTCAGGCAAGAATTTAGTAGGAGCATTTCATCAGCCCAAATTGGTCTTAAGCGACGTTTTCTTGCTTAAAACTCTAAGCAAACGCCAGATCCGAAACGGGTTAGCTGAGGCGGTGAAATACGGGATAATCCGTGACGCTGCCTTATTTTTCTACATTGCTAGATGTTATAAACGATTGCTTAAGGCGGATACGTCTGCTTTAAATAGGCTTGTTGTCAGCTGCAGCAAGATCAAGGCGGATGTTGTATCTCGGGATGAAAAAGAAACAAAAGGAATTCGTACCATTCTTAACTTCGGCCATACGGTTGGCCATGCGATCGAATCGGCTAGCCGCTATGAAGATTATCAACATGGGGAAGCTATTAGTTTAGGCATGCGGGTTGCGGCAGATATTTCGGTTTGTTTAAAAATGTTAAACGTCAAAGATGCAAAGCGTATTGATCAATTATTGTCTTTGATCGGATTGCCGCAGCGGATCAAGAATGTTTCTCTTTCCGGTATTTTAGAAAGGATGCGCCGCGATAAAAAGAATAAATCGGGAAAGAATCGTTTTGTTTTGGCGCAGAAAATTGGTTCTGTAAAAGTTGTTCAGGGAATTCCCGAAGAAATTATCCGACAGGCAATCTTAAGCAGGATGTCGGTTTAA
- a CDS encoding PilZ domain-containing protein: MFISEEEKTDKRQFRRARFNEAVHFQARDAGRSGGCLSCDISETGMKINIDDFVPVHSEMILQTKLANIDTVVDLKGKVAWLQQIPYSDRYYVGVEFTNVDPVQREGIRSYLRSHRF; the protein is encoded by the coding sequence ATGTTTATTTCAGAGGAAGAAAAGACCGACAAAAGACAATTCAGGCGAGCCCGGTTTAACGAAGCTGTTCATTTCCAGGCCAGAGATGCCGGCAGGTCCGGTGGATGCCTTTCGTGCGACATCAGCGAAACCGGAATGAAGATCAATATAGATGATTTTGTTCCTGTCCATAGCGAAATGATCCTCCAAACGAAGCTAGCCAATATTGACACAGTGGTTGATTTGAAAGGTAAAGTAGCCTGGCTGCAACAAATTCCGTATTCCGACCGGTATTATGTTGGTGTTGAATTTACCAATGTTGACCCCGTCCAAAGAGAAGGAATCCGCAGTTACCTCAGATCACATCGGTTCTAA
- a CDS encoding AAA family ATPase translates to MYKAFYGLKENPFSITSDPSFFYSSSCHQEAFSHLAYGIQQRKGILVITGEIGTGKTTLCRALLNTLDNRTKTAFILYPNFSELQLLQLIMKDFGLTPKNKNKAALIEALNEFLLQESSHGNNVVVIIDEAQNLKESQLEQVRLLSNLETEKEKLLQLILVGQPELGDKLKLSSLRQLNQRVAVRYHIRPLAKAELKNYITHRLNVAGASRELTFTPEAVEEIYLYSSGTPRLVNILCDRALLAGFVGETFTIDYHMVKKCIEEVG, encoded by the coding sequence ATGTATAAAGCATTTTACGGACTCAAGGAAAATCCTTTTAGCATCACTTCCGACCCGAGTTTTTTCTATTCCAGCAGCTGCCATCAAGAAGCTTTTTCGCATTTAGCTTACGGCATTCAGCAAAGAAAAGGTATTTTAGTCATTACTGGTGAGATCGGAACCGGAAAAACAACGTTGTGCCGGGCCCTTTTAAATACGCTGGACAACCGCACGAAAACAGCCTTCATTCTTTATCCAAATTTCTCCGAACTTCAATTATTACAACTTATTATGAAAGACTTTGGGTTAACCCCAAAAAATAAGAACAAGGCCGCCCTTATTGAAGCTTTGAACGAATTTCTACTTCAAGAATCAAGTCATGGAAATAATGTTGTCGTTATCATCGACGAAGCTCAGAACCTTAAAGAAAGTCAATTGGAACAAGTGCGCCTCTTATCCAACCTGGAAACCGAAAAAGAAAAACTTTTGCAGCTCATTCTTGTTGGACAGCCGGAGCTTGGAGATAAGCTCAAACTTTCTTCCCTGCGCCAATTAAATCAACGCGTCGCGGTCCGTTACCATATACGCCCACTCGCTAAGGCAGAATTAAAGAACTATATTACCCATCGACTCAACGTCGCCGGCGCCTCCCGGGAATTGACATTCACGCCGGAAGCCGTTGAAGAGATATATCTTTATTCGTCCGGAACTCCCCGGCTCGTTAACATTCTTTGCGATCGCGCCTTGCTGGCCGGATTTGTTGGGGAAACATTTACCATTGATTACCATATGGTCAAAAAATGCATTGAAGAGGTCGGATAA